One window of the Euwallacea similis isolate ESF13 chromosome 28, ESF131.1, whole genome shotgun sequence genome contains the following:
- the LOC136417363 gene encoding uncharacterized protein, whose amino-acid sequence MSNPTDVSSLCSFLGLVNQHGRFTEEHRAAIDKIKDVLLGPLALAHFNPDLPLIVAADASQYEVSCVLLQRYLDGSIKAIYHSSRAFNKAQKKSYDFNIKYIHITEFGRTDALSCLIAEYKVTDEEQVISQITEEAEDHVFAVVTLQVNVSNGQIVKGTTSDPTL is encoded by the exons ATGTCAAACCCAACGGACGTCTCATCACTTTGCTCGTTCCTGGGACTAGTGAACCAGCATGGACGTTTT ACCGAAGAGCATCGGGCCGCTATCGACAAGATCAAGGATGTTCTCCTCGGACCACTTGCACTGGCACACTTCAATCCGGATCTACCACTGATCGTTGCAGCAGACGCCTCACAATATGAAGTGAGTTGCGTTCTTCTTCAGCGTTATCTAGATGGCTCAATAAAGGCAATTTATCACTCATCACGAGCCTTCAACAAAGCACAGAAGAAGA GCTATGACTTTAACATCAAATACATTCACATCACCGAGTTTGGTCGCACCGATGCTCTCAGCTGTCTTATCGCCGAATATAAGGTCACCGACGAAGAGCAAGTCATCAGCCAAATTACCGAAGAAGCAGAAGATCATGTTTTCGCGGTGGTCACATTACAAGTAAATGTTTCAAATGGGCAAATTGTCAAAGGAACTACGTCCGATCCTACGCTATAA
- the LOC136417458 gene encoding cathepsin L-like proteinase yields MFVKIFLFSCLVLIASANQEEWANYKAKFGKVYASDAEHQVRYEAFKGNLQKIQEHNAKYDQGLVTWYMAVNDFTDLTAEEFKQQYLSSKMPVYNQTGKSVHQTSVSTPDHTDWRDYNYVTGVKNQGSCGSCWTFSATGTLEGAFAKSRLQQVSFSEQELVDCVTESAGYNGAGCNGGVVQSALDYVRDHGIVYESDYPYEAKQASCRQNGNVFQIKGYTEIGNNDENGLRDAVGNVSPVSVAVNAQDFQNYGGGIYDSSSCSTPINHGVLAVGYNSENGHDYWIIKNSWGEGWGEAGYIRMARGHNLCAIASQACYPNL; encoded by the exons ATGTTCGTCAAAATCTTCCTTTTCTCCTGCCTGGTGTTGATCGCCAGTGCCAACCAAGAAGAATGGGCTAACTACAAG GCAAAATTCGGGAAGGTTTACGCCTCTGACGCTGAACACCAGGTGCGCTATGAAGCTTTCAAGGGCAACTTGCAAAAAATCCAAGAGCACAATGCTAAATACGACCAAGGCTTAGTCACCTGGTACATGGCCGTCAACGATTTCACTGACCTCACTGCTGAGGAATTCAAACAACAGTATTTGTCATCTAAGATGCCTGTCTACAACCAAACTGGAAAGAGCGTCCACCAGACATCCGTTTCAACCCCCGACCACACCGACTGGAGGGATTACAACTACGTCACCGGAGTTAAGAACCAAGGTTCCTGCGGTTCCTGCTGGACTTTCAGTGCT ACTGGTACTTTGGAAGGAGCTTTCGCCAAGTCTCGCCTGCAGCAGGTGTCCTTCAGTGAACAAGAACTCGTGGATTGTGTCACTGAAAGTGCTGGTTATAACGGTGCTGGATGCAACGGAGGTGTTGTTCAAAGTGCTTTGGACTACGTCAGGGACCATGGAATCGTTTATGAATCAGATTACCCTTACGAAGCGAAGCAGGCATCCTGCAGGCAAAACGGAAACGTCTTCCAAATCAAGGGTTACACTGAAATCGGCAACAACGACGAAAATGGTTTGAGGGATGCTGTTGGTAATGTCAGCCCTGTTTCCGTAGCCGTCAACGCACAAGACTTCCAAAACTATGGAGGTGGAATTTACGATAGCTCAAGCTGCTCAACCCCAATCAACCACGGAGTCCTGGCTGTTGGTTACAATAGCGAGAACGGACATGACTACTGGATCATTAAGAACTCCTGGGGTGAGGGCTGGGGAGAGGCTGGTTACATCAGAATGGCTAGGGGCCACAACTTGTGCGCCATTGCTTCTCAAGCATGCTACCCCAACTTGTAA